In a genomic window of Feifania hominis:
- a CDS encoding helix-turn-helix transcriptional regulator — protein MEQLYFSEEITEKLSRLHQCGLSMLEAPAGYGKTTAVRWAMRDIPSEQVHWFTAVSFQQDSSLDWFVQQISRLNKAAGESLRQLGFLNRSNVGEAADILSEISVPEPCYLILDNFQMIGDNWPLPLLRAMADRERDGLHMILISQNFGSLRAVFENTAGIYRLASRELLLSRRDISEYGRQLGLELSRQQAEVIYRNTEGWAAAVSLYFENLRENGSALPEFRDIDGLLQEFFWRKISREEQELILRVSVFDCIREEQLSQIAPNQEAELYNLLVRIPLLLHDRRTRAGYPHELLRNFLLRMLAEMPQDFRGQVYSAAGEIYHEANNTSKAVECFFRADNDEKLLSCQLVGLLNETFGALSYTELAQTVLSRCSRAVLSRHPISMLRLCLALFAGVDFDGFEAALEQSRDILEESGDPQLMGEWYMVSAFREFPNIPAMKARYLAAEQLMSAPSALFTPKEPYLFGTTSMWYLFYRTPGKMMETAEELREMLEVYDRLTNHHGAGAYELYLGEALSVQGRFDESDIYAHRAALLSERWQSATVTYGAALLLGINAIYQSDMISLQKAIEYLETKALAYPFLQHTAINTQMAETVRTYLLGLMMEPDRSAVWARGASDMLDDLTFTNFMAKTNRITDLILRKEYKRAIASVEASLQLDSRLISLSTRNFMYVGLALCYLAIGSIPKAADYLEQSLTLAEEDRNFTFLACFRKYLSVLFLLPSIRKKHERAIVEIKALEIHYTKAEESRIFAMLEKHPDQMGELSDREREVAQLAAEGLRNKEIAARLFISEETVKSHIRSIFNKTSIDRRSKLVDLLK, from the coding sequence ATGGAGCAACTCTATTTTTCGGAAGAAATTACCGAAAAGCTCTCCCGGCTGCATCAGTGCGGCCTCTCTATGCTGGAAGCGCCAGCGGGATATGGCAAGACCACCGCGGTCCGCTGGGCCATGCGGGATATTCCCTCTGAACAGGTCCATTGGTTTACGGCGGTGAGCTTCCAGCAAGACAGTAGTCTGGACTGGTTTGTCCAACAGATTAGCCGGCTGAATAAGGCGGCCGGCGAGTCCCTACGTCAGTTAGGATTTTTGAACCGCAGCAATGTGGGCGAAGCTGCGGATATTCTCTCCGAAATCTCTGTTCCGGAGCCCTGCTACTTGATTCTCGACAACTTCCAGATGATCGGAGATAACTGGCCGTTGCCACTCCTGCGAGCCATGGCAGATCGGGAGCGGGACGGACTACATATGATACTGATTTCCCAAAACTTTGGGAGTCTGCGGGCGGTGTTTGAAAACACGGCTGGCATCTACCGTCTTGCCTCCCGCGAATTGCTTCTCAGTCGCAGAGATATTTCGGAGTACGGCCGGCAGCTTGGGCTGGAACTTTCCAGGCAGCAGGCGGAGGTTATTTATCGGAATACCGAGGGTTGGGCCGCTGCGGTATCTCTGTATTTTGAAAACTTGCGTGAGAATGGCAGTGCTTTACCGGAATTTCGGGATATAGATGGACTCCTCCAAGAGTTTTTCTGGCGAAAGATTTCCCGAGAGGAACAGGAACTGATTCTGAGAGTATCTGTATTTGACTGTATTCGGGAGGAACAGCTGTCTCAGATTGCCCCCAATCAGGAGGCAGAGCTATACAATCTCCTTGTGCGCATTCCACTTCTGCTCCACGACCGTCGTACCCGTGCCGGGTATCCCCATGAACTGCTGCGTAATTTTCTCCTGCGAATGTTAGCGGAGATGCCGCAGGATTTTCGTGGGCAGGTTTATAGCGCTGCTGGAGAGATCTATCATGAGGCAAACAACACCTCAAAAGCCGTGGAATGTTTTTTCCGAGCAGACAATGATGAGAAGTTACTTTCTTGTCAACTGGTTGGACTGCTGAATGAAACCTTTGGTGCCCTCAGCTATACCGAGCTTGCGCAGACGGTTCTCTCCCGATGTTCCCGTGCCGTTCTTTCCCGCCATCCCATATCTATGCTGCGGCTGTGTCTGGCGCTGTTTGCGGGTGTGGATTTTGACGGCTTCGAGGCCGCCCTGGAGCAGAGTCGGGACATCCTTGAGGAGAGCGGCGACCCCCAACTGATGGGCGAATGGTACATGGTGTCCGCATTCCGGGAATTTCCTAACATTCCCGCAATGAAAGCCCGGTATCTGGCGGCGGAGCAGTTGATGAGTGCCCCTTCCGCCCTGTTCACGCCGAAGGAGCCCTATCTGTTTGGCACCACTTCCATGTGGTATCTGTTTTACCGTACACCGGGAAAAATGATGGAGACGGCGGAGGAACTGCGGGAGATGCTGGAGGTCTATGATCGACTGACTAATCACCATGGGGCCGGGGCCTATGAGCTGTATCTTGGCGAGGCCCTCAGCGTGCAGGGACGCTTCGACGAATCGGACATCTATGCCCACCGCGCGGCCCTGCTGTCCGAGCGGTGGCAGAGCGCCACGGTCACCTACGGCGCGGCGTTGCTGCTGGGGATCAACGCCATCTATCAGTCGGATATGATCTCCCTGCAAAAAGCCATCGAGTATTTGGAAACCAAGGCGCTGGCCTATCCGTTTCTCCAGCATACCGCCATCAACACCCAGATGGCAGAAACAGTGCGTACATATCTTTTGGGTCTGATGATGGAGCCGGACCGCTCCGCGGTGTGGGCCAGGGGGGCGTCGGATATGCTGGACGACCTGACCTTTACCAATTTTATGGCAAAGACCAACCGCATCACCGACCTGATCCTGCGAAAGGAGTACAAGCGGGCCATTGCCAGTGTGGAGGCGTCCCTCCAACTGGACAGCCGCCTCATCTCCCTGTCCACCCGCAACTTTATGTACGTGGGACTGGCCCTGTGCTACCTGGCCATCGGGTCGATCCCAAAGGCGGCGGACTATCTGGAGCAGTCTCTGACGCTGGCGGAGGAGGATCGGAACTTTACCTTCCTGGCCTGCTTCCGAAAATATCTTTCCGTCCTGTTCCTGCTCCCCTCCATTCGGAAGAAGCATGAGCGGGCCATTGTGGAGATCAAGGCGTTGGAGATCCACTATACCAAAGCGGAGGAGAGCCGGATCTTCGCCATGCTGGAAAAGCATCCAGATCAGATGGGAGAGCTCAGCGACCGGGAGCGGGAGGTGGCCCAGTTGGCGGCGGAGGGTCTGCGGAACAAGGAGATCGCCGCAAGGCTCTTCATCTCCGAGGAGACGGTCAAGAGTCACATCCGAAGCATTTTCAACAAGACCAGCATCGACCGCCGAAGCAAACTGGTGGATCTGCTGAAATAG
- a CDS encoding DUF2442 domain-containing protein — translation MNSIGVTLQVLPEYRLKLCFLNGSEAIVDMRQRIHAIRFGRLASPELFGTARLEDSEVVWDDGNYRVRASINELLDSMQMDG, via the coding sequence ATGAATTCCATAGGAGTAACATTGCAGGTGCTACCTGAGTATCGGTTGAAGCTGTGTTTTCTCAATGGCAGCGAGGCCATCGTGGACATGCGGCAACGGATTCATGCCATTCGATTTGGACGCTTGGCTTCACCGGAATTGTTCGGCACAGCAAGGCTGGAAGACAGCGAGGTGGTCTGGGATGATGGTAACTATCGCGTCCGGGCATCCATCAACGAGCTGCTGGACTCCATGCAAATGGACGGATGA
- a CDS encoding InlB B-repeat-containing protein — MSVKKLTAKLLIACMLLGLLPMNILAAPGGGAADVSEMNALEAIGIDTSVAPEGYDANDTSNPYGKDVTTVNPVAELLLMTEQKLTGEEGAESTYFDLKATLNGHADKALGTYVEFMADGHSKVNAAARSQAVANTAIAAGDGVLVEGAVLKNTAGGFVATAVAAGNFDGNTEGLEKQYALLSLKRSEDGMPGSLQLQVLDAYDGKSGTARAKTLVADFSSFGNPEDRAGYTYQAQNYLQMAVGDFDGNGIDEIAVYIPDSAAPRIEVYQYQQKTGASDTAYQDVEGNWTIAWNYDITKMGASKKYVPNMVSLLAGDINEDGIKDLALTYSYYYGTDNYDSGRAAVLFGGTNNMLSSYRNFPLVSSEGDSIVRAAFAFGELTGVGTNSLVLGGQSANDLAAGNIYSRYAAIYKFNGSGFTIVTDKNFDLFARNKQGGYEYACMNRSGSDKDIFYSSPLAVANLAVISNGLSEPATLYFDSLYFEYGDAGLELKAALDKTDDFQHAVSLGSDSLSRRFYTEYGAASADIFGLGYDALGTMQHFIPVSLTLKDLLPDYLEQVYSQSFDLSTQTGYGISGETYFVMAGTEAKVKAEAGQEGDAVSEDASSPGVQYDKTSFIKHKKVNTSSSFDFPNTDKDTAYLKYTGNHYFTYSNPEVLAVLASAPYFEDLLNRDDLSGNYAESTTSYAKTKSSGDGVTAATSISAGTYVSFEQDIKVFGITVASVEASLELKAAFTYEFEKTSTLEQSIEYSTAVGSDAVVLYSIPVVVYVYDAYTPNGNGGYDRQVMTITSPHTAAQQVMELDKYEDIARDYAELPQIAGNILTHTLGDPTTYPTSAEGYKNALVWDDDYAAVGYSGTGGGIAVTQSIDMSTEESHSFSGSVELETSAGAGAGGVVVGVKAGVEGGAGYVMTTTEGSTYTASMQNMPAEAEEFGYGLSWKLFAYEQDYYDGKGWKSIPVVNYLVTDVEMPPCLPTDFAQDVEHTTDDTVVLTWSYDKSIAGFQIYRYYEFPDGTGSYDLAFVPFDKGVPQGDGTWQFSYADTNLSPYTDYYYQIQAVRGYAPNNSIKGEVLIARTKTDVGYPELSLSGLDENGQVSLYPDSQETVTVQVANPGDYPQGINYQWKMLVNGKWTDVPGKTSPAYTFRSSGYSTAGAYRCRVNVIYWDEARGEEYLISAYTDTFDAVYSMRSAKVVTALSADVDHNGKPHASVSIESTASSHNVAPTGTVTFEITGLNYFRSYNVALTAQGKTATANLTAEMTSQLDSGVYRIAATYNGSRVFLPLDLGSREILCGDTGYRLAIYDNKGNETDAVVYGDGWSYKLIQYTKSGDGVTQTVIDTDGTETHVKDSGSFGASCTARLYRLGGNGVSWYGSGSGHYNGGNYDYGWAWYAETPARDYRLDVSYGGVTYQTRFSVTPRHITVGVRGGRTVPQYEVEDNMPELYVKEANGLVYGDALSAAVAGHTDFVSMHVYNTGGRDVGLDQSTLPGSYTVTGEVNPNNVVQIEGENKYGDTPTSKNGQKYVVGGITYGGNYLVTFEPATYIVTGKQFPVTAEVGTVNGNPAGTIELISPEAVAQEQLTAPGVTFSNGTSLLFLAKPYEGYQIKSWTVKRGDNEPAAENGSNPTLSCTMLSEPLHVALEFEVEQHKLTVTNRTPDAGSVVMPNSFANGATTTPGAELTFKAIAAEGYHFSHWEFVVGGSNTRYDGDEVTITMPKRNADLYPVFVRDSYVLTLADNLRASYTWDHDDNAATEPITRYVASGARIPGDTEVTVEAAPGYEIAADARWKVDGAVLCTETPNPDYDPEAEAGEDNLEYLPYTGSRYTFTLLKNTEVSTLAELGHYDLSLSTGKGTVTVVYGDTTDTVTSEEGSKTISGVPGATAITLTAQPDYGYVFDYWKVDGMAADDSGAVYNILKLSADTAVEAVFKRANARTVSGTFNALEGEVRYQVLDKNGTEQAAGEYTGGSIDAYDGDTVVIFAEPKASYMVGKWTVNGTVYDSDHSKTKRFESIMDDVVFDIDFVPQSYYTVHYSVVGNYGAGEGGTIRSATTDTVPFASGKTDVGGGSTVVITSEPAAGWMVKEWKIDDVAVANAKDPTAVYQGDVLTIDALSGNEEVVDITVEFQKVVSYDVTAVDGESWTVTWDNENDVRKSGDKVLQGETLVFTVRAMAGYRLAEVTAEGDSFDRIVDNQDGSKTCTVYALGDNLTVGARTKKLHAVTALEAVNGTVSAAPKIAAAGDAVVITVTPDNNYRLNKLTATYMDGENVEKLSISTERSFIMPDADVEVSATFERAGSSGTGGGGAVAPTYTVIVDDSQNGEVTANHSSASEGETVTLIVVADKGYELDVLTVTDEKGVKVKLTEQNGAFIFTMPASKVTVKAAFAQVEVKPQNPFVDVPDDAYFTEAVLWAVREGVTTGTSATTFSPDDSCTRAQTVTFLWRAAGSPAPMGSEMPFDDVPKTAYYYHAVLWAVEQGITSGTTATTFSPNATVTRAQTVTFLWRASGSEVIQAATPFMDVKHGMYYYNAVAWAVENDITSGTSQTTFSPTQNCTRAQIVTFLWRFMGK, encoded by the coding sequence ATGAGCGTAAAAAAACTGACAGCAAAGCTGCTGATCGCCTGCATGCTGCTGGGTCTTTTGCCGATGAACATTCTTGCGGCGCCCGGCGGCGGGGCTGCGGATGTGTCGGAAATGAATGCCCTTGAGGCAATCGGCATTGACACAAGCGTGGCGCCGGAAGGGTATGACGCCAACGACACGTCCAACCCGTACGGCAAAGACGTTACCACCGTCAACCCGGTCGCCGAGCTTTTGCTCATGACCGAGCAAAAGCTGACGGGCGAAGAGGGGGCCGAAAGCACCTATTTCGACCTGAAGGCGACTCTCAACGGCCATGCCGACAAGGCGCTGGGCACCTACGTCGAGTTCATGGCCGACGGCCACTCCAAGGTCAATGCCGCCGCAAGGAGCCAGGCCGTTGCCAACACCGCGATTGCCGCCGGTGACGGCGTGCTGGTTGAAGGTGCCGTGCTGAAGAACACGGCCGGCGGCTTTGTGGCCACCGCCGTGGCGGCGGGCAACTTTGACGGCAACACCGAGGGCCTGGAAAAGCAGTATGCCCTTCTTTCGCTCAAGCGCAGCGAAGACGGCATGCCCGGCAGCCTTCAGCTGCAGGTTCTGGACGCCTACGACGGCAAGAGCGGCACCGCCCGCGCCAAGACGCTGGTTGCGGACTTCAGCTCCTTCGGAAACCCGGAGGACAGGGCCGGCTACACCTATCAGGCGCAGAACTACCTGCAAATGGCCGTCGGCGACTTTGACGGCAACGGAATCGACGAAATCGCCGTCTACATTCCCGACAGCGCCGCGCCCCGCATCGAGGTCTACCAGTACCAGCAAAAGACCGGTGCGAGCGACACCGCGTATCAGGATGTCGAGGGCAACTGGACGATCGCCTGGAACTACGACATCACCAAGATGGGCGCCTCGAAAAAATATGTGCCCAACATGGTATCGCTGCTGGCAGGGGACATCAACGAGGACGGCATCAAGGACCTTGCCCTGACGTACAGCTACTACTACGGAACCGACAACTACGATTCCGGCCGCGCCGCCGTCCTGTTCGGCGGGACGAATAACATGCTGAGCTCCTACCGCAACTTCCCGCTGGTCAGCTCAGAGGGCGACAGCATCGTCCGCGCAGCCTTTGCGTTCGGCGAGCTTACCGGGGTCGGAACCAACAGCCTGGTGCTGGGCGGCCAGTCGGCGAACGACTTGGCGGCGGGCAACATCTACTCCCGCTATGCCGCCATCTACAAGTTTAACGGCAGCGGCTTTACCATTGTAACCGACAAGAACTTTGACCTCTTTGCCAGGAATAAGCAGGGCGGTTACGAATATGCCTGCATGAATCGCAGCGGCAGTGACAAGGATATCTTCTATTCTTCTCCTCTGGCCGTTGCCAACTTAGCTGTCATCTCCAATGGGCTTTCCGAGCCTGCCACCCTCTATTTCGATAGCCTATACTTCGAATACGGCGATGCCGGCCTCGAGCTGAAGGCGGCATTGGATAAGACGGATGATTTTCAACATGCAGTAAGTTTGGGGTCTGATTCGCTAAGCCGCCGCTTTTACACGGAGTACGGCGCCGCCTCTGCCGATATCTTTGGCTTAGGCTATGATGCTTTGGGCACCATGCAGCATTTTATCCCCGTGAGTCTCACTTTGAAAGACTTGCTACCTGACTATCTGGAACAAGTCTACAGTCAGTCCTTTGACCTGAGCACACAAACCGGCTATGGCATCAGCGGAGAGACGTATTTCGTCATGGCGGGCACGGAGGCGAAGGTAAAAGCCGAAGCCGGCCAGGAGGGCGACGCCGTAAGTGAAGACGCGTCTTCCCCCGGCGTACAGTATGACAAAACATCTTTTATCAAGCACAAGAAGGTCAACACCAGCTCTTCCTTCGACTTTCCCAATACGGACAAGGATACTGCTTATCTGAAATATACAGGCAACCACTATTTTACTTACTCAAACCCTGAAGTGCTGGCGGTGCTGGCATCGGCACCTTACTTTGAGGATTTGTTGAATCGGGACGACCTCTCCGGCAATTACGCCGAGTCAACTACTTCCTATGCCAAAACAAAGAGCAGCGGCGACGGCGTAACCGCAGCGACGTCCATATCCGCAGGCACCTATGTCTCTTTCGAACAGGATATTAAGGTCTTCGGTATTACCGTGGCGTCCGTAGAAGCCAGCTTGGAGCTGAAAGCCGCCTTTACCTATGAGTTTGAGAAGACCTCCACCTTGGAGCAGTCCATTGAATATTCCACCGCCGTAGGCTCCGACGCCGTGGTGCTCTATTCCATCCCCGTGGTAGTATATGTTTATGACGCCTATACTCCGAATGGCAATGGCGGCTACGATCGCCAAGTCATGACCATTACTTCGCCGCATACTGCAGCCCAGCAGGTCATGGAGCTGGACAAGTACGAGGATATCGCCAGGGATTATGCGGAGTTGCCTCAAATCGCGGGCAATATTCTCACCCACACGCTGGGAGATCCCACCACCTATCCAACGAGCGCCGAGGGCTATAAGAACGCTCTGGTCTGGGATGACGACTATGCCGCAGTAGGGTACAGCGGAACCGGCGGCGGCATAGCGGTGACCCAATCCATTGACATGAGCACCGAGGAAAGCCACAGCTTCAGCGGCTCGGTGGAGCTTGAGACCAGCGCCGGTGCAGGCGCCGGTGGCGTGGTGGTAGGTGTCAAGGCCGGTGTCGAAGGCGGCGCGGGCTATGTCATGACCACCACCGAGGGCAGCACCTACACCGCATCCATGCAGAATATGCCTGCCGAGGCCGAGGAATTCGGCTATGGGCTGAGCTGGAAGCTCTTTGCCTACGAACAGGATTACTATGACGGCAAGGGCTGGAAGAGCATCCCCGTGGTCAACTATCTGGTCACGGATGTGGAAATGCCGCCCTGCCTGCCCACGGATTTTGCGCAGGATGTGGAACACACCACCGACGACACCGTGGTCCTCACCTGGAGCTACGACAAGAGCATCGCCGGGTTCCAGATTTACCGCTATTACGAGTTCCCCGACGGCACCGGCAGCTATGACCTGGCCTTTGTGCCGTTTGACAAGGGCGTGCCGCAGGGCGACGGCACCTGGCAGTTCAGCTACGCGGACACGAACCTGAGCCCGTACACGGACTACTATTACCAGATTCAAGCCGTTCGCGGCTACGCCCCCAACAACAGCATCAAGGGAGAAGTGCTGATTGCCCGCACCAAGACAGATGTAGGTTATCCCGAACTGAGCCTCTCCGGGTTGGATGAAAATGGACAGGTCTCCCTTTATCCCGATTCTCAGGAGACTGTCACCGTTCAGGTGGCTAACCCTGGCGACTATCCGCAGGGTATCAACTATCAATGGAAGATGCTGGTAAACGGGAAATGGACAGATGTCCCGGGTAAGACGTCCCCCGCCTATACCTTCCGCTCCTCCGGCTACAGCACGGCGGGTGCTTACCGCTGCCGCGTCAATGTGATCTACTGGGATGAGGCGCGCGGTGAGGAATACCTGATATCCGCCTATACGGATACCTTCGACGCTGTTTACAGTATGCGCAGCGCCAAGGTAGTCACTGCGCTGAGCGCCGATGTGGATCATAATGGCAAGCCGCATGCCAGCGTTTCCATTGAGAGCACCGCAAGCTCTCACAATGTGGCACCTACGGGCACCGTCACCTTTGAAATCACGGGCCTCAATTATTTCCGCTCCTACAATGTGGCGCTGACGGCACAGGGAAAAACAGCGACTGCAAACCTGACAGCGGAAATGACCTCCCAGTTGGATTCCGGTGTTTACCGGATTGCTGCTACCTACAACGGAAGCCGGGTATTCCTGCCCCTTGATTTGGGCAGCAGGGAAATTCTGTGCGGAGATACCGGCTATCGCCTGGCAATCTATGACAATAAAGGGAATGAAACCGACGCCGTCGTCTACGGCGACGGCTGGTCCTACAAGCTGATTCAATACACCAAGTCCGGTGACGGTGTCACACAGACGGTGATAGACACCGATGGCACCGAGACGCACGTCAAGGACAGCGGCAGCTTCGGTGCAAGCTGCACCGCCAGACTATACCGTCTGGGGGGCAACGGAGTCAGCTGGTACGGAAGCGGCTCCGGCCATTATAACGGCGGCAACTACGATTATGGCTGGGCATGGTATGCCGAGACCCCGGCGAGAGACTATCGTCTGGATGTCAGTTACGGCGGTGTTACCTATCAGACCAGGTTCTCCGTAACACCCCGCCACATCACCGTGGGCGTAAGAGGCGGGCGGACCGTCCCGCAGTATGAAGTCGAAGACAACATGCCGGAGCTTTATGTAAAAGAGGCGAACGGCCTTGTCTACGGCGACGCGCTGAGCGCCGCGGTTGCCGGGCACACCGATTTCGTGTCCATGCACGTCTACAACACCGGCGGCCGTGACGTCGGCCTGGACCAGTCGACGCTGCCGGGCAGCTACACGGTAACCGGAGAAGTCAACCCGAACAATGTGGTGCAAATCGAAGGCGAAAACAAATACGGGGACACCCCCACATCCAAAAACGGCCAGAAGTACGTCGTCGGCGGCATCACCTACGGCGGCAACTATCTGGTGACCTTCGAGCCGGCCACCTATATCGTCACCGGCAAGCAGTTTCCTGTGACTGCGGAAGTCGGCACGGTCAACGGCAACCCGGCAGGTACCATCGAATTGATTTCCCCAGAGGCAGTCGCACAGGAACAATTGACTGCTCCCGGCGTTACATTCAGCAACGGCACGTCGCTGCTCTTCCTGGCAAAGCCATATGAAGGGTATCAGATCAAGAGCTGGACGGTAAAACGCGGCGATAACGAACCTGCCGCGGAGAACGGTAGCAACCCGACTCTGTCCTGCACCATGCTCTCGGAACCGCTGCATGTAGCGCTGGAATTTGAGGTGGAGCAGCACAAGCTTACTGTAACCAACCGCACACCAGACGCCGGCTCGGTGGTCATGCCGAATAGCTTTGCCAACGGCGCTACAACCACCCCGGGTGCAGAATTGACATTCAAGGCGATAGCCGCTGAGGGCTACCATTTCAGCCACTGGGAATTTGTGGTAGGCGGCAGTAACACGCGTTACGATGGTGATGAAGTTACCATCACCATGCCAAAGAGAAATGCGGACCTTTACCCTGTTTTTGTCCGGGACAGCTATGTGCTCACCCTTGCTGACAACCTCCGCGCGAGCTACACATGGGATCATGACGATAATGCGGCAACCGAGCCTATCACCCGTTATGTAGCTTCCGGCGCAAGAATACCAGGCGACACAGAGGTGACGGTTGAGGCGGCGCCGGGCTACGAGATCGCAGCCGACGCGCGCTGGAAGGTCGACGGCGCCGTTCTCTGCACCGAAACCCCCAACCCGGACTACGACCCGGAGGCCGAGGCCGGGGAGGACAACCTCGAATACCTGCCCTACACAGGGAGTCGCTATACCTTTACCCTGCTGAAGAACACCGAGGTGAGCACGCTGGCGGAGCTGGGTCATTACGACCTGAGCCTTTCCACCGGAAAGGGCACCGTCACCGTCGTCTACGGCGATACGACGGACACCGTGACCTCGGAAGAAGGGTCAAAGACGATTTCCGGGGTGCCGGGCGCCACGGCGATCACGCTGACGGCCCAGCCCGATTACGGCTACGTCTTTGATTACTGGAAGGTGGACGGCATGGCCGCGGACGACAGCGGCGCGGTATACAACATTCTGAAGCTCAGCGCCGACACCGCGGTTGAGGCGGTATTCAAACGGGCCAACGCCCGCACCGTCAGCGGCACCTTCAACGCGCTGGAGGGCGAAGTCCGCTATCAGGTGCTCGACAAGAACGGAACCGAGCAGGCCGCGGGCGAATACACCGGAGGAAGCATCGACGCCTATGACGGCGACACCGTGGTGATTTTTGCCGAGCCCAAGGCAAGCTACATGGTCGGCAAGTGGACGGTGAACGGAACGGTCTACGACAGCGACCACAGCAAGACGAAGCGATTTGAAAGCATCATGGATGATGTTGTTTTTGACATTGACTTTGTTCCCCAGAGCTATTACACCGTCCATTACAGCGTCGTGGGCAATTACGGCGCGGGAGAGGGCGGCACCATTCGGTCCGCGACGACCGACACCGTTCCCTTTGCATCCGGAAAGACCGATGTAGGCGGCGGCTCCACCGTGGTGATTACAAGCGAGCCTGCTGCTGGATGGATGGTCAAGGAATGGAAAATTGACGATGTGGCGGTTGCCAACGCAAAGGATCCTACGGCAGTCTACCAGGGCGATGTGCTCACCATCGACGCCCTCAGTGGAAATGAAGAGGTCGTAGACATCACGGTGGAGTTCCAGAAAGTGGTTTCCTACGATGTCACGGCTGTGGACGGCGAGTCCTGGACGGTCACGTGGGACAACGAGAACGACGTGCGCAAGAGCGGCGACAAGGTGCTTCAGGGCGAGACGCTTGTGTTCACCGTCAGGGCGATGGCCGGCTACCGGCTGGCGGAGGTCACCGCCGAAGGGGACAGCTTCGACCGCATTGTGGACAACCAAGACGGCAGCAAGACCTGCACGGTTTACGCCCTCGGAGACAATCTCACCGTAGGGGCGCGGACGAAAAAGCTGCATGCGGTGACCGCGCTTGAGGCGGTAAACGGCACGGTCTCCGCCGCGCCGAAAATCGCGGCGGCCGGCGATGCCGTGGTCATCACCGTGACGCCGGACAACAACTACCGGCTGAACAAGCTTACCGCCACCTACATGGACGGCGAGAACGTAGAGAAACTGAGCATTTCCACCGAACGCAGCTTCATCATGCCCGACGCCGATGTTGAGGTTTCGGCCACCTTTGAGCGCGCCGGAAGCAGCGGCACGGGCGGCGGCGGAGCCGTGGCCCCCACCTATACCGTCATAGTTGATGATTCCCAAAACGGCGAAGTGACCGCAAACCATAGCAGCGCTTCCGAGGGTGAAACCGTGACCCTGATCGTTGTGGCTGACAAGGGCTATGAGCTGGATGTGCTGACCGTGACCGACGAGAAGGGCGTCAAAGTGAAGCTGACCGAACAAAACGGCGCGTTTATCTTTACCATGCCCGCGTCGAAGGTTACGGTAAAGGCCGCCTTTGCCCAGGTCGAGGTCAAGCCGCAGAATCCGTTTGTGGACGTTCCCGACGACGCCTACTTCACCGAAGCGGTGCTCTGGGCCGTGCGCGAGGGGGTCACCACCGGCACCAGCGCCACCACCTTCAGCCCCGACGACAGTTGCACCCGCGCGCAGACGGTGACCTTCCTGTGGCGTGCCGCCGGGTCCCCCGCGCCCATGGGCAGCGAGATGCCGTTTGACGACGTCCCCAAGACCGCTTACTACTACCACGCGGTTCTGTGGGCCGTGGAGCAGGGCATCACCTCCGGAACCACTGCAACCACTTTCAGTCCCAACGCCACCGTGACCCGGGCCCAGACTGTCACCTTCCTGTGGCGTGCTTCTGGTTCTGAAGTGATTCAAGCTGCTACCCCGTTTATGGATGTGAAGCATGGTATGTACTACTATAACGCCGTGGCGTGGGCTGTTGAAAATGACATCACCAGCGGTACCAGCCAAACCACCTTCAGCCCGACTCAGAATTGCACCCGCGCCCAGATTGTGACATTCCTTTGGAGATTTATGGGCAAGTAA
- a CDS encoding methylated-DNA--[protein]-cysteine S-methyltransferase: protein MYYSAQLPSPVGPLTLVGDGDSLAGLWIEGQKYFQATLRTAPQRRDDLPLFRQVKEWLERYFSGKKPAVSELPLNPAGSEFRREVWKLLCEIPYGELTTYGEIAKKLAAKQGRPSMSGQAVGGAVAHNPISIIIPCHRVVGSNGSLTGYAGGIDNKIRLLELEGVDLSRLSVPKKGTAL from the coding sequence ATGTACTACAGCGCGCAATTGCCGTCGCCCGTTGGGCCGCTTACTCTCGTGGGGGACGGCGACAGCCTCGCGGGGCTCTGGATCGAGGGGCAAAAATACTTTCAGGCCACCCTGCGTACTGCGCCGCAGCGGCGCGATGATCTGCCCCTGTTTCGGCAGGTCAAAGAGTGGCTTGAGCGTTACTTTTCCGGCAAAAAGCCTGCAGTATCGGAGCTGCCGTTGAACCCCGCCGGAAGCGAATTTCGTCGGGAGGTCTGGAAGCTTCTCTGCGAGATTCCCTACGGCGAGTTGACCACTTACGGCGAAATCGCAAAAAAACTCGCCGCCAAACAGGGCCGTCCGAGCATGTCGGGCCAGGCCGTGGGCGGCGCTGTGGCCCACAACCCCATTTCCATCATCATCCCCTGTCATCGGGTTGTCGGCTCTAACGGCAGCCTGACGGGGTATGCCGGCGGCATTGATAATAAGATCAGACTGCTCGAGCTTGAGGGCGTCGATCTCTCCCGGCTGAGCGTGCCCAAAAAGGGTACCGCGCTGTAA